In one window of Candidatus Deferrimicrobiaceae bacterium DNA:
- a CDS encoding VOC family protein translates to MKTASVLREAVLAVPEGYHTVTTCLVIKGAGKAIEFYKKALGAKLLSRMDTPDGKAVAHAILQIGDSRIFLSDEFPGMGARSPESLGGATSSIYLYVEDVDKAFRKAIGAGGKLIHPVNDAFWGDRTGTFADPFGYQWDLATHVEEVSPAEMTKRGEAFFKEMATKGGSSG, encoded by the coding sequence ATGAAAACAGCGAGCGTTCTGCGGGAGGCGGTCCTTGCGGTACCGGAGGGCTACCACACCGTGACGACGTGCCTTGTGATCAAGGGTGCCGGCAAGGCGATCGAGTTCTACAAGAAGGCGCTCGGGGCGAAGCTCCTGTCGAGGATGGACACGCCGGACGGCAAGGCCGTCGCGCACGCCATCCTCCAGATCGGCGACTCGAGGATCTTCCTCTCCGACGAGTTCCCCGGGATGGGAGCCCGCTCGCCGGAGTCGCTGGGGGGCGCCACCAGTTCGATCTACCTTTACGTCGAGGATGTCGACAAGGCGTTCCGCAAGGCGATCGGCGCGGGCGGGAAGCTGATCCACCCGGTGAACGACGCCTTCTGGGGCGACCGGACGGGAACGTTCGCGGATCCGTTCGGCTATCAATGGGATCTGGCGACGCACGTCGAGGAAGTGTCCCCGGCCGAGATGACGAAGCGGGGCGAGGCCTTCTTCAAGGAGATGGCGACGAAGGGCGGCAGCAGCGGCTGA